One stretch of Natronobacterium gregoryi SP2 DNA includes these proteins:
- a CDS encoding uroporphyrinogen-III synthase, which translates to MSATDRPTIAVFRPGDERIEDATDLLESLGAEPVPDPMLAVDPTAAEPRTDADYVVLTSKTGVELVADARWEPGDATVCAIGPATADVLREAGYEVDVVPEEYTSSGLVATLEDEVAGARVEVARSDHGSDVLLEGLEDAGAYVHETVLYRLVRPEESGRSAELAADGDLDGLCFTSSLTVEHFLEAADACGVREDVLAGLEDATVGVIGEPTAETAREQGIEADLVASEATFEALAHETLEETDDEH; encoded by the coding sequence GTGAGTGCGACCGATCGACCCACGATCGCCGTCTTCCGCCCCGGCGACGAACGGATCGAAGACGCGACCGACCTCCTCGAGTCGCTCGGTGCCGAACCCGTCCCCGATCCGATGCTGGCGGTCGACCCCACGGCAGCGGAGCCACGGACCGACGCCGACTACGTCGTCCTGACGAGCAAGACGGGCGTCGAGCTCGTCGCCGACGCCCGCTGGGAGCCCGGCGACGCGACCGTCTGTGCGATCGGCCCCGCGACCGCCGACGTGCTCCGCGAGGCCGGCTACGAGGTCGACGTCGTCCCCGAGGAGTACACCTCAAGCGGGCTCGTCGCCACACTGGAAGACGAGGTCGCCGGCGCACGCGTCGAGGTCGCCCGCAGCGATCACGGCAGCGACGTCCTCCTCGAGGGACTCGAGGATGCCGGCGCGTACGTCCACGAGACCGTCCTTTACCGGCTCGTTCGACCAGAGGAGAGCGGCCGATCGGCCGAACTAGCCGCCGACGGCGACCTCGACGGGCTCTGTTTCACTTCCTCGCTGACGGTCGAACACTTCCTCGAGGCAGCCGACGCTTGCGGCGTCCGCGAAGACGTGCTTGCCGGACTCGAGGACGCGACGGTCGGCGTCATCGGCGAACCGACGGCGGAGACGGCACGCGAGCAAGGGATCGAAGCCGACCTCGTCGCGAGCGAGGCGACGTTCGAAGCGCTGGCTCACGAGACACTCGAGGAGACGGACGACGAGCACTGA
- a CDS encoding NifU family protein: MSTETQSDGDDLEERVSNFLRRNFPQIQMHGGSAAIQDLDRDSGEVTIALGGACSGCGISPMTIQAIKSRMVKEIPEIEQVNAHTGMDGGGDAGGGTSPSFPGETVDDGEPDEGPEAPF, encoded by the coding sequence ATGAGCACCGAGACTCAGAGCGACGGAGACGACCTCGAAGAGCGTGTTTCGAACTTCCTGCGACGCAACTTCCCACAGATCCAGATGCACGGCGGCAGCGCAGCGATCCAGGACCTCGACCGGGATAGCGGCGAAGTCACGATCGCACTCGGCGGAGCCTGCAGCGGCTGTGGTATCTCGCCGATGACGATCCAGGCGATCAAGAGCCGGATGGTCAAGGAGATTCCCGAGATCGAGCAGGTCAACGCCCATACTGGTATGGATGGTGGTGGCGATGCAGGCGGTGGCACGAGCCCATCGTTCCCCGGCGAAACCGTCGATGACGGCGAGCCCGACGAAGGACCGGAAGCCCCATTCTAA
- a CDS encoding ketopantoate reductase family protein translates to MEIVVFGAGSLGSLVGGILAGDHDVTLVARREHAQTVHESGLRIDGELETQVTPAATTDGRDLEGDLAVVTVKSFDTPSIAETIATGSFEVVLSLQNGMGNEESLASALESPVLAGTATYGAILREPGLVECTGIGDVVVGDRRGGTSNVAETVGEAFSSGGLETTVAADMPYRLWEKLAVNAGINAVTALTETENRAVLESPTDHIARAATKETARVARADGVDLSNREALVAMESVAEATATNTSSMAQDLQAGRRTEIDAINGYVVDRGDELGLETPTNRLLAALVRTWERGQELRNASLSASR, encoded by the coding sequence ATGGAAATCGTCGTCTTCGGTGCCGGTAGTCTCGGCAGCCTCGTCGGCGGAATACTCGCCGGCGACCACGACGTGACGCTGGTCGCTCGCCGGGAACACGCCCAGACAGTCCACGAGTCGGGTCTTCGCATCGACGGCGAACTCGAGACCCAGGTAACCCCGGCAGCCACGACCGATGGCCGCGATCTCGAGGGGGATCTCGCCGTCGTCACGGTCAAGTCGTTCGACACGCCGTCGATCGCAGAGACGATCGCGACGGGGTCGTTCGAGGTCGTCCTCTCCCTGCAAAACGGGATGGGTAACGAGGAGAGCCTCGCATCCGCCCTCGAGTCGCCGGTACTCGCCGGAACTGCCACCTACGGCGCGATCCTCCGGGAGCCCGGACTCGTCGAGTGTACTGGAATCGGCGACGTCGTCGTCGGCGACCGACGGGGTGGGACTTCGAACGTCGCCGAGACTGTCGGCGAGGCGTTTTCCAGTGGCGGTCTCGAGACGACCGTCGCGGCGGACATGCCTTACCGGCTTTGGGAGAAACTCGCGGTCAACGCCGGCATCAACGCCGTGACGGCACTGACCGAAACGGAGAACCGCGCCGTCCTCGAGTCGCCCACAGACCATATCGCCCGTGCAGCCACGAAAGAGACGGCTCGAGTCGCTCGCGCCGACGGCGTAGACCTCTCGAACCGCGAGGCGCTGGTGGCGATGGAGTCGGTCGCCGAAGCCACGGCGACGAACACGTCTTCGATGGCCCAGGACCTGCAGGCGGGTCGTCGAACCGAGATCGACGCGATCAACGGCTACGTGGTCGACCGAGGTGACGAGTTGGGACTCGAGACGCCGACGAACCGGCTGCTCGCGGCACTCGTCCGGACGTGGGAGCGGGGTCAGGAACTACGAAACGCGTCGCTGTCGGCGTCGCGGTAG
- a CDS encoding Ig-like domain-containing protein — translation MRVVRSLTLEAATTEATVGDPVTVRVTDDFGRPIEGAVVTSESITAWTDERGRCQITFHTPGFRTLKAARSPGERVAYRSARATLRVVPEGRVPLARRIG, via the coding sequence ATGAGGGTGGTACGATCACTCACACTCGAGGCAGCGACCACCGAGGCGACGGTCGGTGATCCGGTCACAGTGCGCGTGACGGACGACTTCGGGCGGCCGATTGAGGGGGCGGTCGTGACGAGCGAGTCGATCACCGCTTGGACGGACGAGCGCGGTCGCTGTCAGATCACGTTTCACACGCCGGGGTTTCGAACGCTAAAAGCAGCGCGCTCGCCCGGTGAACGCGTCGCGTACAGGTCCGCTCGGGCGACGCTGCGGGTCGTTCCCGAGGGACGGGTGCCGCTGGCTCGTCGCATCGGTTGA
- a CDS encoding DUF5783 family protein — MVDFDPEKFEDKYANYFTELQQAYKNAFNRMNDQYDSELVHAIDQQVLNESEPFYEGDGEFHVELPEDPYDRVSGVLVDKERFEDVLEAHVDEIETELERVFGFA, encoded by the coding sequence ATGGTCGATTTCGATCCAGAGAAGTTCGAAGACAAGTACGCCAACTACTTTACCGAACTCCAGCAGGCGTACAAGAACGCATTCAACCGCATGAACGACCAGTACGACTCCGAACTGGTCCACGCGATCGACCAGCAGGTCTTGAACGAGAGCGAACCGTTCTACGAAGGTGACGGAGAGTTCCACGTGGAGTTGCCCGAAGACCCTTACGACCGCGTCTCGGGCGTCCTCGTCGACAAAGAGCGATTCGAAGACGTACTCGAGGCGCACGTCGACGAAATCGAGACCGAACTCGAGCGTGTCTTCGGTTTCGCCTGA
- a CDS encoding DHH family phosphoesterase, with the protein MAGPIPELEGRATRCARRLCEADRVLLASHIDADGLTSAAIAAQALERAGIPFETVFEKQLDEEAIAAIATTDYDTVCFTDFGSGQLDIIGEHEDAGDFTPVVADHHQPADRETEYHLNPLLFGIDGASELSGAGASYVLARALADISEPEVATDGGTASATARADNRDLAALAVVGAVGDMQASGGKLEGANEEIVEEGVEAGVLETGKDLTLYGKQTRPLPKLLEYATDVHIPGISNDQAGALQFLEDLDLELKRDGEWRRWSGLTNEEKRTVASALVKRAVSRGVPAKKIDNLVGTAYVLSEEPVGTELRDASEFSTLLNATARYERADVGLGVCLGNREGALERARTLLRNHRRNLSAGIDLVTREGVTHEEHIQWFHAGDRIRETIVGIVAGMAMGNDGVSRSKPIVAFAEKSDESEDGGEDVELKVSARGTHALVRNGLDLSVVMGEASRAVGGDGGGHDVAAGATVPKGRESEFLEHADEIAGEQLT; encoded by the coding sequence ATGGCAGGGCCGATTCCCGAACTCGAAGGCCGGGCGACTCGCTGTGCGCGCCGACTGTGCGAGGCCGATCGCGTGTTGCTCGCCTCCCACATCGACGCGGACGGACTGACGAGCGCCGCGATCGCCGCCCAGGCACTCGAGCGTGCGGGGATTCCGTTCGAGACGGTCTTCGAGAAACAACTCGACGAAGAGGCAATCGCCGCGATTGCGACGACCGACTACGACACCGTCTGCTTTACCGACTTCGGGAGCGGCCAGCTCGATATCATCGGAGAACACGAGGATGCGGGTGATTTCACGCCCGTCGTCGCGGACCACCACCAGCCCGCGGATCGGGAGACGGAGTACCATCTCAACCCACTCCTGTTCGGGATCGACGGCGCTTCGGAACTCTCGGGGGCCGGCGCGAGCTACGTCCTCGCACGAGCACTCGCCGACATCTCGGAACCCGAGGTCGCGACCGACGGCGGCACCGCGAGCGCGACCGCCCGCGCCGACAACCGCGACCTCGCCGCGCTGGCCGTCGTCGGCGCTGTCGGCGACATGCAGGCCTCCGGCGGGAAACTCGAGGGTGCAAACGAAGAGATCGTCGAGGAAGGCGTCGAGGCCGGCGTTCTCGAGACCGGGAAAGACCTCACGCTCTACGGGAAACAGACCCGGCCGCTGCCGAAACTGCTCGAGTACGCCACCGACGTCCACATCCCCGGCATCTCGAACGACCAGGCCGGTGCCTTGCAGTTCCTCGAGGACCTCGATCTCGAGTTGAAACGGGACGGCGAGTGGCGACGGTGGTCCGGGCTGACCAACGAGGAGAAACGGACCGTCGCCAGCGCACTCGTCAAGCGAGCCGTCTCGCGGGGCGTTCCTGCGAAGAAGATCGACAATCTCGTCGGTACGGCGTACGTCCTGAGCGAGGAGCCGGTCGGGACGGAACTCCGGGATGCAAGCGAGTTCTCGACGCTGTTGAACGCGACCGCCCGCTACGAACGCGCCGACGTCGGACTCGGCGTCTGTCTCGGCAACCGCGAGGGTGCACTCGAGCGTGCCCGGACGCTTCTGCGGAACCACCGCCGGAACCTCTCGGCGGGGATCGATCTCGTCACTCGAGAGGGCGTCACCCACGAGGAGCACATCCAGTGGTTCCACGCGGGCGATCGCATCCGTGAGACGATCGTCGGCATCGTCGCGGGGATGGCGATGGGCAACGACGGCGTCAGCCGGTCGAAACCGATCGTCGCGTTCGCGGAGAAGTCGGACGAGAGTGAGGACGGCGGCGAAGACGTCGAACTCAAGGTCTCGGCTCGCGGAACGCACGCCCTCGTTCGAAACGGACTCGATCTTTCGGTCGTGATGGGTGAGGCCTCGCGAGCCGTCGGCGGTGACGGCGGCGGTCACGACGTCGCTGCCGGCGCGACCGTCCCGAAAGGCCGCGAGTCCGAGTTCCTCGAGCACGCCGACGAAATCGCCGGCGAACAACTCACCTGA